From the Salipiger sp. CCB-MM3 genome, the window TCGATGAAGGCGGCCACGAAGGTCTCGGCCAGCCCCAGCAGCAGCCCCGCGATGAGCGCGCCGAGGATATTGCCGACGCCGCCCATGATGACGACGATCAGCGCCTTCATGGTGAAGACCACGCCGTCAGTGGCCGAAAAGGTCTGGAACATCGAGATGAGCGCGCCACCGGCAGCGGCCAGCGCGCCGCCAAGAGCAAAGCCCTGCCGGCCCAGCTTGTTCACGTCGATGCCGACGAGATAGGCCGAGGCCGGAGCAAGCGCCACCGCGCGCAGCGCACGGCCCCAACGGGTGCGGATCATCATGGCGTAAAGGCCAAAGCCGATGATCAGCGACACCGCGAAGGCGATCAGCCGGTTGGCGGCGATGGTGGTGCCAAGGATGCCGACGCCTTGATCGAGATAGCTGTAGGAGGTGAAATCGCTGCCAAAGGTGATCAGCATCAGCCCCTGCACGACAAAGAGCAGGCCGAAGGTGGCCAGAATGGTGTCGACCTCAAGTCGTCCGCCGCCGCCCGAGCGGTTGATCAGCGGGCGCATCATCACCGCGTGGATGATCCAGCCGAGCGCATAGCCCAGCGGCACGACGACCAGCAGCCCCCAAAGCGGACCGAGACCCCAGCTGGTGAACATCATCGTCACCGCGAAACAGGCGAGCAGCATGAACTCGCCGTAGGCGAGGTTCATGATCCGGGCGATGCCGTATTGCAGCGACAGACCCAGCGCCAAAAGCGCATAGGTGCCGCCCAGCACCAGCCCGAGAAAGAGCGTGGAAAGAAACATTTATCGTCCCTGCTAGAGGGTTGGGGCAGGGCGGGCGCGGGGCCCGCCACCGCCGATTACCATTCGGGTTTCGGGATGACCGGGGCAGAGGCGCCGGTCTGGTCAGCGGGGCTCACGGCGACGAAGTG encodes:
- a CDS encoding branched-chain amino acid ABC transporter permease, with translation MFLSTLFLGLVLGGTYALLALGLSLQYGIARIMNLAYGEFMLLACFAVTMMFTSWGLGPLWGLLVVVPLGYALGWIIHAVMMRPLINRSGGGGRLEVDTILATFGLLFVVQGLMLITFGSDFTSYSYLDQGVGILGTTIAANRLIAFAVSLIIGFGLYAMMIRTRWGRALRAVALAPASAYLVGIDVNKLGRQGFALGGALAAAGGALISMFQTFSATDGVVFTMKALIVVIMGGVGNILGALIAGLLLGLAETFVAAFIDPGLTLAATYTLFLAVLLWRPTGLFGKAGG